The Microbacter sp. GSS18 genome has a segment encoding these proteins:
- a CDS encoding extracellular solute-binding protein — translation MRTNQLSNRAATAGRRGKLVAAGSLFAAAALVLAGCSSSGDSSSSDSADGTVELTMMNHSRGQEAALGMLAEQYQEETGVVVTVDTPGPADYVAKLQAAAQANDMPDLYTAVGATDMAPFYKAGWALQLDDELAAGWSDSFTPAVLELTAFPEGNPLEVPAGSYAAYWELATFGLLVQPETAGIDADNPPTTIGEMIDQFNDGTFSVAASLTPALLQSYASNYMTDDEINATFTGDAPWTTDAWEKTFQLLVDLTEGGVVANNALPGGADDNPTVEKSFFNIQDTGAIFDGSWAVAVAKTTAPDFTDYISMVLPAADDGDHDPRSPGVTGRGAAVNAKGEHVEEALAFVKWLTEPEQQKVFVDEAGMIPTNPELLETLAVPEQIAGMASAIGNIQIVPVQITTDVNDAIIRGSQSLVLGEKTVEQVLEEVQTAQDQSS, via the coding sequence ATGCGAACAAACCAACTCTCAAACCGGGCAGCAACGGCGGGGCGCCGCGGCAAGCTCGTCGCGGCTGGATCGCTCTTCGCGGCGGCGGCACTCGTTCTCGCGGGCTGCTCGTCGTCCGGGGACTCGAGCAGCTCCGACTCGGCCGACGGGACCGTCGAGCTGACGATGATGAACCACTCCCGTGGCCAGGAAGCGGCTCTGGGCATGCTGGCCGAGCAGTACCAGGAGGAGACCGGTGTCGTCGTCACGGTCGACACTCCCGGACCCGCAGACTACGTCGCCAAGCTGCAGGCCGCCGCGCAGGCGAATGACATGCCCGATCTCTACACCGCTGTCGGTGCGACCGACATGGCGCCGTTCTACAAAGCCGGCTGGGCGCTCCAGCTGGATGACGAGCTGGCGGCCGGCTGGTCGGACAGCTTCACGCCCGCCGTGCTCGAGCTGACCGCCTTCCCCGAAGGCAACCCGCTCGAGGTGCCCGCCGGATCGTACGCGGCGTACTGGGAGCTCGCGACATTCGGTCTGCTGGTGCAGCCCGAGACCGCCGGCATCGACGCGGACAACCCACCGACGACCATCGGCGAGATGATCGACCAGTTCAACGACGGCACGTTCTCCGTCGCCGCCAGCCTGACTCCCGCGCTGCTCCAGTCGTACGCGTCGAACTACATGACGGACGATGAGATCAACGCGACGTTCACGGGCGACGCGCCCTGGACGACCGACGCGTGGGAGAAGACCTTCCAGCTCCTGGTCGACCTCACCGAGGGCGGGGTCGTCGCCAACAACGCGCTCCCCGGCGGCGCGGATGACAACCCGACCGTGGAGAAGTCGTTCTTCAACATCCAGGACACCGGCGCGATCTTCGACGGTTCGTGGGCGGTCGCGGTCGCCAAGACCACGGCGCCGGACTTCACCGACTACATCTCGATGGTGCTGCCCGCCGCCGATGACGGGGACCACGACCCCCGTTCTCCGGGCGTGACCGGGCGCGGTGCGGCGGTCAACGCCAAGGGTGAGCACGTCGAGGAGGCCCTCGCCTTCGTGAAGTGGCTGACCGAGCCCGAGCAGCAGAAGGTGTTCGTCGATGAGGCGGGCATGATCCCCACCAACCCCGAACTGCTCGAAACCCTCGCGGTGCCGGAGCAGATCGCGGGCATGGCCTCGGCGATCGGCAACATCCAGATCGTCCCGGTTCAGATCACGACGGACGTCAACGACGCGATCATCCGCGGCTCGCAGAGCCTCGTGCTCGGCGAGAAGACGGTCGAGCAGGTCCTCGAAGAGGTTCAGACCGCTCAGGACCAGTCAAGCTGA
- a CDS encoding LacI family DNA-binding transcriptional regulator, with product MSEVTTTGQPERASIRDVAVKAGVSRQTVVRAMNDMSGISAATKAHVLSVARELRYRPSRFGRGLAKQDSMTVGLVVSDLTNAYFAELASEFIAVAGESGWTVLVQEIERDKQHEKRVLSSFATQVEAIVGYLLIEDSELDVLVGDLPVVRFADLDRRGHRPMIGIDYEPGIAAALDHLIDGGRSHILMVDVPTETGPSPRANVFRRLCEARGLAPTIVELPDEHLPRTGAVMRFVADAVADHPDTDAILGFNDMIAVGALKQLASAGVAVPAECAVVGIDGLPVGELVTPTLTTLEFDMAMAARKLFDAMLVALNDASPASVAGPVAVVTHSLTVRESTATA from the coding sequence GTGAGCGAGGTTACGACGACGGGTCAGCCCGAGCGGGCGAGCATCCGCGATGTCGCGGTGAAGGCGGGCGTGTCTCGCCAGACCGTGGTTCGCGCCATGAACGACATGTCGGGCATCAGCGCTGCCACCAAGGCGCACGTGCTGAGCGTCGCGCGGGAGCTTCGGTATCGGCCGAGCCGGTTCGGTCGCGGTCTCGCCAAGCAGGACTCCATGACCGTCGGGCTCGTGGTGTCCGACCTCACGAACGCCTACTTCGCAGAGCTCGCGTCGGAGTTCATCGCCGTCGCAGGCGAGTCGGGCTGGACCGTTCTCGTTCAGGAGATCGAACGAGACAAGCAGCACGAGAAGCGCGTGCTGTCGAGCTTCGCCACGCAGGTCGAGGCGATCGTGGGTTACCTCCTCATCGAAGATTCCGAGCTCGACGTCCTCGTCGGCGACCTCCCCGTCGTGCGATTCGCCGACCTCGATCGCCGCGGCCATCGACCGATGATCGGGATCGACTACGAGCCCGGCATCGCGGCGGCGCTCGACCACCTCATCGACGGCGGAAGAAGTCACATCCTCATGGTGGACGTGCCGACCGAGACAGGTCCGTCCCCTCGCGCGAACGTTTTCCGCCGACTGTGCGAAGCGCGCGGGCTGGCCCCGACGATCGTTGAACTCCCCGACGAGCACCTGCCGCGAACAGGCGCCGTCATGCGCTTCGTCGCCGACGCGGTCGCGGACCATCCGGATACCGACGCCATCCTGGGCTTCAACGACATGATCGCCGTCGGGGCACTCAAGCAACTCGCCTCCGCCGGAGTGGCCGTGCCGGCCGAGTGCGCTGTGGTGGGCATCGATGGGCTTCCCGTCGGCGAACTCGTCACGCCGACGCTCACCACGCTCGAGTTCGACATGGCGATGGCTGCACGCAAGCTGTTCGACGCGATGCTCGTCGCGCTCAACGACGCGAGCCCGGCCAGCGTCGCGGGGCCCGTCGCCGTCGTCACTCATTCGCTGACCGTCCGCGAGTCGACCGCAACCGCCTGA
- a CDS encoding family 78 glycoside hydrolase catalytic domain yields the protein MSPASTSSLRAETPPPSIVTVHAPGVAAPKGTRMISTAVRIEQPSGDGFVPTPTPPLTWITTTEQRDWLQASAEVERDGTTRIALAGADSVLVPWPFAPLAPREVATVRVRVTGADGDRGEWSEPVEVIGGFLADGDWQASAIALPSPSDIAQPGLARTEFHVEGPVRRATLYATALGAYQVAINGTDVDDQVLKPGWTAYQHRVVHETTDVTRLIEQGANAIGIRFAGGWATESYGPSSRQRRVYRDQPCVAVNVVIEFADGTELTVVTDPTWRTATGPAGASGIYQGEQHDGRRALPGFSRPGFDDSQWVPAAVVDDLPTPEARRSPAVRRTQEIAVQDVLRSEEGRTIVDFGQNLVGRLRIRVSGARGTTVTLRHAEVLEDGELALRPLRNAAATDSYVLHGGGEEVWEPEFTFHGFRYAEISGWPGEFDPDAVTAVVIHSDMERTGWFGCSDPLVTRLHENVVWSMRGNFLSIPTDCPQRDERLGWTGDAQVFAPAAAFLYDVRGFLSSWLRDLALEQRELDGVVPFVVPNVLAAPVPAAAWGDAAAVVPWVLHERYGDRDILADQYASVVAWLDVMADSAGADSLWSGDFQFGDWLDPTAPPDNAGEGATQPDIVATAYLFRSAQIAARMAAILGRKEDAGRFAAMEESVRRAFAEEFITPSGRMMSDSQTAYALALVFGLAPEEARTRMAARLAELVRERGYRIGTGFVGTPLIQDALTQAGKHREASRLLMQTENPSWLYAVAMGATTIWERWDSLLPDGAVNPGGMTSFNHYAFGAVADWLHRSVAGLAPAEPGYRVMRIAPVPLPGIDDAYAEHVTPYGRARVDWRRQGHTIVVNAVVPPNTTALVELPDGLRASVGSGIHHWEAEIESPPATAPVSLASSLAELIDDPRAYRALRESLAEVDPALADDICAHTRWLPGRTVADLVADGRRASARESLVRRLDALVRAPVA from the coding sequence GTACCACTCGCATCGCACTGGCGGGCGCGGACTCCGTCCTCGTGCCGTGGCCGTTCGCCCCTCTCGCTCCGCGCGAAGTCGCCACCGTACGCGTGCGCGTGACCGGTGCAGACGGCGATCGCGGCGAATGGAGCGAGCCGGTCGAGGTCATCGGCGGATTCCTCGCAGACGGCGACTGGCAGGCGAGCGCGATCGCGCTCCCCTCGCCGAGCGACATCGCGCAGCCCGGGCTCGCGCGTACCGAGTTCCATGTCGAGGGCCCGGTGCGCCGCGCCACTCTGTACGCCACGGCGCTCGGCGCCTATCAGGTCGCGATAAACGGGACCGACGTCGACGACCAGGTGCTCAAGCCAGGCTGGACGGCCTACCAGCACCGCGTGGTGCACGAGACCACCGATGTCACTCGACTGATCGAGCAGGGTGCCAACGCAATCGGCATCCGCTTCGCCGGCGGATGGGCGACCGAGTCCTACGGCCCCTCCAGTCGCCAGCGGCGCGTCTATCGTGACCAGCCGTGCGTCGCGGTCAACGTGGTGATCGAATTCGCAGACGGAACAGAGCTCACGGTCGTCACCGATCCCACCTGGCGCACAGCGACGGGCCCCGCCGGTGCGAGCGGGATCTACCAGGGCGAACAGCATGACGGGAGGCGGGCGCTTCCCGGGTTCTCACGTCCGGGATTCGATGACTCGCAGTGGGTGCCCGCGGCGGTCGTCGACGATCTGCCGACACCCGAGGCGCGCAGATCGCCGGCCGTTCGCCGGACTCAGGAGATCGCCGTTCAGGATGTCCTCCGGTCGGAAGAGGGGCGCACGATCGTCGACTTCGGACAGAACCTCGTCGGTCGCCTCCGCATTCGCGTCAGCGGCGCGCGGGGCACGACGGTGACTCTGCGGCACGCGGAGGTCCTCGAGGACGGCGAACTCGCGCTGCGCCCGTTGCGGAACGCGGCTGCGACCGACTCGTATGTCCTCCACGGCGGCGGTGAAGAGGTCTGGGAACCGGAGTTCACCTTCCATGGCTTCCGCTACGCCGAGATCTCGGGCTGGCCCGGCGAATTCGACCCCGATGCCGTGACCGCTGTTGTCATCCACAGTGACATGGAGCGAACCGGGTGGTTCGGATGCTCGGATCCCCTCGTCACGAGACTGCACGAGAACGTCGTGTGGAGCATGCGCGGCAACTTCCTGTCGATACCCACGGACTGCCCGCAGCGCGACGAGCGCCTGGGATGGACGGGCGACGCTCAGGTCTTCGCGCCGGCGGCCGCATTCCTCTACGACGTCCGCGGCTTTCTCTCCTCCTGGCTGCGCGACCTCGCTCTGGAGCAGCGGGAACTGGATGGTGTGGTGCCGTTCGTCGTGCCGAACGTCCTCGCCGCCCCCGTTCCCGCAGCCGCGTGGGGCGACGCCGCTGCTGTCGTGCCCTGGGTGCTGCACGAGCGGTACGGAGACCGCGACATCCTCGCGGATCAGTACGCGAGCGTCGTGGCCTGGCTCGACGTGATGGCCGACAGCGCCGGGGCGGACAGTCTGTGGTCAGGCGACTTCCAGTTCGGTGACTGGCTCGACCCGACCGCTCCGCCCGACAACGCGGGGGAGGGCGCCACCCAGCCCGACATCGTCGCGACGGCGTATCTGTTCCGTTCCGCGCAGATCGCGGCGCGGATGGCCGCGATCCTCGGCAGGAAAGAGGACGCCGGGCGTTTCGCCGCGATGGAGGAATCCGTGCGACGCGCGTTCGCGGAGGAATTCATCACGCCCTCCGGACGGATGATGTCCGACTCGCAGACGGCGTACGCCCTGGCGCTCGTGTTCGGATTGGCGCCCGAGGAAGCCCGAACGCGGATGGCCGCCCGACTCGCGGAGCTCGTCCGGGAACGTGGGTATCGAATCGGCACCGGGTTCGTGGGAACCCCGCTGATTCAGGATGCGCTCACACAGGCGGGGAAGCATCGCGAGGCGTCGCGCCTCTTGATGCAGACAGAGAACCCCTCCTGGCTCTACGCCGTCGCCATGGGAGCCACCACGATCTGGGAGCGGTGGGACTCCCTTCTGCCGGACGGCGCGGTGAACCCCGGCGGAATGACGTCCTTCAATCACTACGCGTTCGGGGCCGTCGCCGACTGGCTTCACCGCTCGGTCGCCGGCCTCGCCCCTGCAGAACCCGGGTACCGCGTGATGCGCATCGCGCCGGTCCCCCTCCCGGGCATCGACGACGCATACGCCGAGCACGTCACCCCGTACGGGCGCGCCCGCGTCGATTGGCGCCGGCAGGGCCACACGATCGTCGTGAATGCGGTCGTGCCTCCCAACACGACCGCGCTCGTCGAACTCCCCGACGGTCTGCGAGCGTCCGTGGGCTCCGGCATTCACCACTGGGAGGCGGAGATCGAGTCGCCGCCCGCGACTGCTCCCGTCTCGCTCGCGAGTTCGCTGGCCGAACTGATCGACGACCCCCGCGCCTATCGAGCGCTGCGCGAGTCGCTCGCCGAGGTCGATCCGGCGCTCGCCGACGATATCTGCGCACACACCCGGTGGCTGCCGGGGCGGACGGTGGCTGACCTCGTCGCCGACGGCCGACGGGCGTCGGCTCGTGAGAGCCTCGTGCGCCGTTTGGATGCCCTCGTTCGGGCACCGGTTGCATAG